In Methanobrevibacter sp. TMH8, the DNA window AACGAAGTAACTTGCTGTTTTTTTAATATAATTAATATAATATTCATTTATATTTGCTACAATAATATTTAATTAATTATTAAATTTATTAATTATTCAATATTTTTCATGTAATTTATTTTTTTATAAAGAAAATACTCCTCTATTTTTCAAGTTTCGACTATTTTTTCTTAAATTTGCTTCGTTTAACTGAAATTTAACGAAGTTAATATTTTATAATTAATAATATTGTTTTTTGTTAAAGGAGGGGTTTTAAAATCTAATTTTTTTAGGTAGACATATTTTATTTGTTTTTTATATAATAATGAAAAGATTATTATAAAATATTACAATTTTTTAAATAATTTTTTCATGATTATATATGATTAGAGGAGCTATTATCCAATGATATTTGAGTAAATGCTCTTTTTTTAATGTTTATAATTTATAATAAGTATGATAACTTTTTGTGGAGAGTTTTATTATAATATTATAGGTATTATAACTGGTTTTATATAATCAAAAAAATTTGTAAATGTGATTATTAAAAGGATAAATGTACTTTATTTAAGAATTTTTTAGATAATTATCACCATCCCTATTATATTAATATTCTTTTTTAGGGACTATTCTATTCTTTTTTATCACATTTTTGAATTTCGAAAAAATTAATCCCATAATGGGGAGGTGAATAAAATTAAACAAAACAAAAAAATAATAACCCATACTTTAATTATAGCAAGTATCATTTTATTAGCTGTAATTAGCTTACAAGCTGGATTTGCAGCTACCACTACTACTATTGATAACACAACTGCTGGTGGAATAAGTGGTGCACTTAGTAGCTCAAGCCCTGGTGATACAATAGAACTCGATGAAGGAACATACACAGGCAACAACAATACCAACATGATAATAAATAAAAACATCACAATACAAGGAAAAATTAAAGACAAAGTAATACTTGATGCACAAAATTTGGGTAGGATATTCACAATAGATATTGGATATAATGTAACATTTATAAATATAACATTTATAAATGGAAATATTACAGGTAGTGGTCACGATAGGTATGCTGGTGCAATCTACACTTACAACTTACAGGGTAGTAATACATTGATATTAATTAACTGTTCATTCATTAACAACAAAGCATCAACTTATGGTGGAGCCATTGCTGTTAATGGTAAATTAACCATGGTTAATTGTATTTTTATAAACAATAGTGCTTATTATGCTGGAGCGGCATACATTTTGGGTTTTAACTCTTCTGTAATTAATTCTACCTTTTTAGGTAATAATGCATATGCTGGTGGCGCAGTAACCACTACTGGCCCTAATTTTACTATAGTTAACAGTACTTTTACAAGTAATAATGCATATGGTACTAATGGAGGGGCAATCTCTAGTACTGGTTCTAATCTTAGTGTAAATAATTGTAATTTTGAAAATAATACCGCATCTAATAGAGGTGGTGCAATAGTAAGTACTGGTAGTAATAATACTATATCTAACAGTAATTTTACAGGGAATAATGCAACTACTGAAGCCGGTGCAATTTTTATTACAGGTACCAACATTACTGTGATTAATAATACTATAATAAACAATACATCAATTAATGGGAGCGGGATTGGAAATTATGCTAATAATGCTATAATTAGTCGAAATAAAATATCAAATAACAATGGTGATGCCATAATTAATAATGGTCAACTTACTTTATCTGATAATATTATATTGAATAATAGTGGTTATAGTGTTGTTAATTATGGTGTTTTAAATCCACTTGGAGTCAATAACATTATGGATATAAGTCAAAATGAGTTATCATTCATAAGTGTTGATGTTTCAGCTAATAAAGTGACAATAACTGTGAAAGCTACTGGTAACAATGGTAGTTTGATTGTTGGAAGAACTATTAATTTTTATGTTAATGGTGTATTGGTGGGATCTGTAGTAACTAATGGTGAAGGTATAGCTGAGCTTACTTATACTGTTTCTAATTATGGACAGCAAAATATTGTTGCTTCTTTAGATGAATTTAATGAAACTTTCGATTTTGAAGGAATAGTTGATTTTGCAATCAGACTTTATCCAGGAGCTACTAACTCTACAAGTGTTAATGTAGTTGAAGAAAAAGTACCTGATAATTCTACTCCTGATGATGACACTCCAACTTCAAAACCGGACATTGACCCTAGACCTAATCCTGATACAATTCCAGAACATATCAATGATCCTAATGACAATCCAGTTGCAAAAGCAGCTATGAAAAACACAGGAATACCAATAGCTATACTTTTAATAATTGCTTTATTAGGTGTAGTAAGCTATAGAAGAAAAAATTAGTATTGAAAACAAGATTTATTTTTTTAGAGTTGATTTAGTATCAACTCACTTTTATCTTTTTTATAAAAATTAAAATTCTTTAATTTAAATTATAATAATACTTGATATATCAATAATTGATAAATCAATTATATAAATATATATTATTTTAATATTATTAACAATAAGGAATAATTTAAATAAAGAGATTTAGCTATTTAAAGTATAATTAAGTTTAATTCTTTTTATTTAAATTATTTTCAATAAAAATAGTGGATTTAAGAAAGTTTTCTTTATATTGCGGAATAATATTATCTAAAAATTCCATAAAAGAATCAGCTATTATAATAGATGTTTCATTTTTATTTTTTTTATCTTTATTTTTATCAATATAATTTTCGTTAAATTGTTTATTAAAAGAATCAATCCAATTATTAGAAATATTTATAAAAGGATAAATAAACTTAAACTCTTTATTTTCCTTTTTGTTTATATCTCCTATTCCATTTCCAGAAAATATATTTGATAAAACATCTTCAACTTTTTCATCTAAAGTTAGAGATCTAGCTATTATATTTATATCTTTATCAATAGCAAAATCAATGTTAGAATCTATAATATTAAAATCCATATCAATTTTATCAATATCAGAAGCTTTGATATTAGATTCAATTAACTGAACTCCATATTTTCTTGAATAAGGTTCTAAAACGATTTTTAAAAGTTCATCTATATCGTTTTCTGGTTTTAATAATAAGATCTTATCTTTTGGAGATAGCTGTTCTGATAAAACCTTTGAAGCTCTTATACAAATTTTTTGAAAGGTACCAGAGCTAATTATATTCATTTCAGGATAATATTTATTAAAAGTTTCTTGCCTTTTTTTAGAAAATTTTGAAAATCTTTGATCATTGATATAGATGGTATTTTCTGTATAGCTAATAAACCTAGTATCAATACCAATTATTTTAAGTAGTTTTAAAACTTCTTTCTTTTTATAAGGATCTTCGATTTTCATTTTATCTTAAAAACAATTAATTCTCTTAAAAACTATTCTTTCATAATTTATAGCTAGTATTCTTCCATAACATCTATTAGTGCAAAAACTATTCTTTCATAATTTTTAGTAAGGATTCTTCCATAACATCTATTGGAGCTTCTTTTCCAGTCCAAATTTTAAAGTTTTCAGCACCTTGATATAATAGCATTTTTATTCCAGAAACTATTTTAGCATCAGCTTTTTTTGCTTCTTTTAAAAGACTTGTTAGAAGAGGGTTGTAAACAATATCATTTACAACGAGATCTGAATGCATCATTTCTTTTGAAGCTATTGGAATATCATTGACATTAGGATACATTCCAACAGGTGTTGTGTCAATCAAAATATCAGCGTCTTTTAAATATTTTGGAAGATCAGCAAGTTCGCCATAATTGAAATTTAAGTCAATATGAGAAAAATCAATAGTTATATCATCTAATTTTGAATGATCTGTATAATCAGCAGAAAGTAATGTCTTTATATCATATATTAGTGATTTAGCTTTTTTTGAACTTCTATTAATCATAGTTATATTATTAGCTTCTTCAATAGCTATTTGGAAAGCTATAGCTCTTGCAGATCCTCCAGCTCCAACTATGACAACATTTTTATTTTTAATCTCACAAATTTCTTTAATAGCTTTAACAGCACCAACACAATCTGTATTGTAACCTTTTGACACTCCATCTTTAAAATCAATCGTATTAACAGCACCAATTAGATTAGCCATAATATCAAATTTATCAAGTTGATTGATAACTTTTTGTTTGTGAGGAATAGTTACATTCAGACCTTTAATTCCAAGAGCTTTTGCTCCTCTTATAGCATTTTTCAAGTCATTTTTCTCTACTTTAAATGGAACATAAATATAATTCATATTCATAGCTTTAAATGCAGCATTAAACATTATTGGAGAGAGGGTATGACCTATAGGATTTCCTATTACACCAATAACTTTTGTAGTTCCATCAATCACTAAATCACCCACTATAATTTTTTATTTTTAAATTTTTTCTTAGATTTATTCTTATTTTTACTTTATTTTCAGATAATTTTTTATCATATAATATATAAACTTTGATTAATATATAATTTAATGTTTGTAAAGTAATTAATATTATAAATTAATAATATAACTTAATAATTATATAAGTTAATATTATTAATTAAAATTATAAAGATATGAGTATTAATTGATAGATAAAATTATAAAATATAGTAAATTAATTGATTAAGAAAATTATTTAAATATATTATATATA includes these proteins:
- a CDS encoding ATPase; the encoded protein is MKIEDPYKKKEVLKLLKIIGIDTRFISYTENTIYINDQRFSKFSKKRQETFNKYYPEMNIISSGTFQKICIRASKVLSEQLSPKDKILLLKPENDIDELLKIVLEPYSRKYGVQLIESNIKASDIDKIDMDFNIIDSNIDFAIDKDINIIARSLTLDEKVEDVLSNIFSGNGIGDINKKENKEFKFIYPFINISNNWIDSFNKQFNENYIDKNKDKKNKNETSIIIADSFMEFLDNIIPQYKENFLKSTIFIENNLNKKN
- a CDS encoding right-handed parallel beta-helix repeat-containing protein, translated to MNKIKQNKKIITHTLIIASIILLAVISLQAGFAATTTTIDNTTAGGISGALSSSSPGDTIELDEGTYTGNNNTNMIINKNITIQGKIKDKVILDAQNLGRIFTIDIGYNVTFINITFINGNITGSGHDRYAGAIYTYNLQGSNTLILINCSFINNKASTYGGAIAVNGKLTMVNCIFINNSAYYAGAAYILGFNSSVINSTFLGNNAYAGGAVTTTGPNFTIVNSTFTSNNAYGTNGGAISSTGSNLSVNNCNFENNTASNRGGAIVSTGSNNTISNSNFTGNNATTEAGAIFITGTNITVINNTIINNTSINGSGIGNYANNAIISRNKISNNNGDAIINNGQLTLSDNIILNNSGYSVVNYGVLNPLGVNNIMDISQNELSFISVDVSANKVTITVKATGNNGSLIVGRTINFYVNGVLVGSVVTNGEGIAELTYTVSNYGQQNIVASLDEFNETFDFEGIVDFAIRLYPGATNSTSVNVVEEKVPDNSTPDDDTPTSKPDIDPRPNPDTIPEHINDPNDNPVAKAAMKNTGIPIAILLIIALLGVVSYRRKN
- the aroE gene encoding shikimate dehydrogenase — protein: MIDGTTKVIGVIGNPIGHTLSPIMFNAAFKAMNMNYIYVPFKVEKNDLKNAIRGAKALGIKGLNVTIPHKQKVINQLDKFDIMANLIGAVNTIDFKDGVSKGYNTDCVGAVKAIKEICEIKNKNVVIVGAGGSARAIAFQIAIEEANNITMINRSSKKAKSLIYDIKTLLSADYTDHSKLDDITIDFSHIDLNFNYGELADLPKYLKDADILIDTTPVGMYPNVNDIPIASKEMMHSDLVVNDIVYNPLLTSLLKEAKKADAKIVSGIKMLLYQGAENFKIWTGKEAPIDVMEESLLKIMKE